TTCGATCACCAATACCAATATCTTCTTTTTCTAACACAACTGCTTCTTTTTCAACGGGGACAGACTCACCAGTTAAGGCTGCTTCTTCAATTTTTAACGACGCTGTTTCAATCAAACGCATATCAGCTGGAATCACATCACCTGCTTCAAGTAACACAATATCACCAGGCACTAAATCTGTACTTTTCACTGTTTTAGTTGTATTATCACGACGTACATTAGCATTTGGTGTGGACATATCTTTCAATGCTTCAATTGCTTCTTCTGCTTTTGACTCTTGGAAAACACCAAATATCGCCATGATGAAAACTACAACAATAATCATAACCGCTTCAACTTGATCCCCCATGAAAAATGAAAGAACAGCTGCTGCTAATAAAATAATAATCATAAAATCTTTGAACTGGTCTAAAAATTTACTAAATAAACTTTTTTTCTTTCCCTCATCCAATTGATTATGACCATACTCCTTAAGGCGTTTTTCCACCTCCGTAGCACTCAACCCATTAGGAGTTGATTGCAATTTTTCTAACACTTGTTTCTCATCTTCAACATAAAATGCATCGTTCAACTGCTTCTTTTTTTGCTCTGACATCTCTTTTCCTCCTTTTATTTGTCGCTATACATAAGTCAAATAAAAAAAGACCTATGTATGCTTAACTACATACATAAGTCTCACTATTTAAGGTAACACCAGAAATGCGTCGTGATTTCGATTGGTGGCATTACCGCAGTATGTAGAACTGCCAGTTACTCCCTTATGAATAATTCCACTTGATTATATCATGAAAATTTTTAACTTACAATTAATTCACTATTTTCTTAAAAAATTCATGATTATGATTCGACATTAAACATTTGTTGACCATATTTTTCACCAGAAACCAAATCATAAACCATTAACTGATAGTCCTCATAGAGCTCTCTTTCTTCTTTAGTAAAAGATACTTCTTTTTCCCATTTTCCATTTACATAATACATTTGTTTTTCAAATGCCGGAAGAATTTTTTGTAACTCCAATAACATGGCATTGAATCCTGTCTGCTCAACAGATGAAAAATCGGTAATCAAGCTAGAAAAATAAAATGGGCTCATCACTTCTTGGTGATGAATCGTTTTATTTAAAGTATCATAAATTAAATACTCTGTTAAATGTGTTGTAAATGGATTATTTTTTTCTACAATATTGTCTGGGTAAATTGACGGTAAATGATCCCCCCAGAAAACCACAATTGTCTGTCTATCTAATTTATTAATGTCCTCAATAAATTGTTTCAATGCGTTTGATGTGTATGAAATATCTAACGCATAATTATCAATTGAGGCGCTAGATGCTAAGTTCGTTAATGTATAAGGTGAATCCGTGTATTTATTATTATATGGCATATGCGTTTGCATTGTCACAAGATGGACAAAAGACGCTTTATCAGATTTCTCCATTACATCTAGCACTTCACTAAACGCTGAGGCATCTGAAATATAACCATTATTTGACAACCTTTCCTTATGAGTCATGGTATTTTCATCTAAAAACCGATTAAATCCAAGAACATTGTAAACATCTTTGCGTTTATACATGGATGTATTGTAAGGATGGATAGCTACTGTTTGATAATCCTGTTGTTTTAAACTCGAGACAATCGATGGAAATTCCGTTTTCTTAGGTAACATCATAGTATATGGTGTCGTCATTTGAGGGTTAAGTAATCCCATTGAAATTCCTGTCAATGCTTCAAATTCGATATTTGCTGTCCCACCACCATAGTTTTGCGACAACATCTCGCCAGAATAAACAGACTGTCGTGCCACACTCCTAAAATCAGTAATAGGACTTTTATTTAATTTAATGCCATCTAACTTTTCAGGATCAGAAAAACTTTCAGACATAATAAATACCACATTAGGTTTTTCCTTGTTTTTCTTTTTAGCGTTATTCTCTTTTGCTTTTGTATCATATTTTTTGACGATTTTGTCGATTGTTTCTTTCGAATAATTTTTTGGTTTATCCATGGCTTCAACTTTTAAATTATATAAAAAGCCACCCATAAAACCTGTATTATAGTAGTTCATTTTTTGACTATATGGAATCCATAGCGCAGTTTTATTGTACTCTTTTCGTAATAGATTGTTTGGTTGGTTAAATAAACTGGCATAAAATAGCCCTGCGATTGAGACAACAAAACATACTAAACGAATGACTTGTTGACGTTTACTTAAACGAATTGAGCGATATAAGGCGTAGACTAGTCCTGCTAATGCTAAAAATATCAGCACTAACGTTAAAATAAAATACGTATTTCCAATGATATCTTTCATCATCGTAAACTCAAAAATCATTTTTAAATCATCTGGGTAGATAGGTTCCATCCTCAATGCCATTTTCTGACTGTTAGCAATACCAAGTAACCCAATACTCGTGATATAAATGATATTTCCCATTAAAAATGACCCACTCAGACTAATAAGAAACATATCTAAAAATAGTAATACAAGCGTTCCTAGTAAAAATTTCTCAACATGCCACTCCAACGCAAACTTCCACGCAAGCGAGAAGCTCCAAGTATTTTGACTTAATTGTAAATAGAAATTACTTAAGTAAACAATGATTAAAGTTAGTAAGATTTTGGTAATTGGACTAGTAAAAATCCTTCTTAGCCATGATTTTTTTTGGGTTTGCTCTACTCGTCTTTGAACCCTTGATTCTATTTTACCCAAAACGTGTCTCCTAACGTAATCGGTAAATGACGTTTATGTTCTGACTTTTGATACCATCTCTCAATTGTTTCTCTATCTTTATCACTAACTTCTTTACCTTCTAAGTAATCATCAATTGCCTCATAAGTCACACCTAAAGCATCTTCATCGGCTATCATTGGTCTATTTTCTTCTAAATCAGCTGTTGGAATTTTCTCATACAATGATTTATCAGCACCCAGTTCTTTTAGCAAGGCTTTTCCTTGTCTTTTGTTTAATCCAAATAAAGGTAAAATATCTGCTGCGCCATCACCAAATTTGGTAAAAAAACCTGTTAGATTTTCAGCGGCATGATCTGTCCCAATTACCGCGCCACTTCTTTGACCGGCCACCGCATATTGCGATACCATTCTTTGACGAGCTTTAATATTTCCTTTATTAAAATCACTCACCACGATATTTGAACCTTCATTTAATTCTTTCACTAAAGCATCCACGCTAGATTTTATATTTATAACTAATGACTCATCTGGTTGAATAAAATGTAATGACTTTTGTGCGTCATCTTCATCTTTTTGCACGCCATAAGGCAAACGAACGGCAATAAATTTATAATCAGTATCACCAGTTTCTTCACGTAATTCACTGATTGCTAGTTGTGCTAGTTTACCTGCTAAAGTAGAGTCTTGTCCGCCGCTAATACCTAAAACATACGTTTTTAAAAATGGGTGCGCTAACATGTAGTCTTTTAAAAAGGCGACACGTATGGCAATTTCTTCCTTAGCTTTTATATATGGCTTAACTTGTAAATTCCTTATAATCAATTGTTGTAACTCTGTCATATCCATCTCTCCTTACATTTAACCCCTATTTTACCATAAAAAAAAATAAATGACATACTATCATTTGTTTACTTTAGTAAATTTTGATAAAAAATTACTAGAAACGTTTTGTCTTAATTTTTCGATAGGTAACCAAAATATAATTTGACTTTGGGTCAATTTGGGTAATACTTCCTGTTCACTTATCTCAGCACGATATAAAAATACTGTTTCGGTTCGTTCAACATGTTGATGAGTTGTTTGCTCAATAATATCGACATATTCAATTGTTTCAAATGATAAACCTAATATATCTTTACCATATCTTTCAATTGCTTCAAGTGTTGTTTCTGCAAATTCAGGTTGGACTTCAAGAAGATGTTTATCACCATCTTTATTAGTGGTAACCAAACAATGATCATTATGTTCAATCCATATTACTATTTTAAACGGTTGATTATTTGTTGAACAATTCATTTCACCAATCCTTTCAATAAAAAAAGACTCCTGATAAAATACCAGAAATCTTTTCGACACTGAAGACTATTCTGCAGCGTTTTCGTCTTTGAGACCATATTTTTTGTTGAAACGATCCACACGTCCGTCTGCTTGTGTAAATTTTTGACGTCCAGTATAGAATGGATGTGAATCTGAAGTGATTTCCACACGAATAACTGGATATGTGTTACCATCTTCCCATTCAATTGTTTCTTCAGATGTTTTAGTTGATCCAGATAAGAATTTGAACCCTGTTTGTGAGTCCATAAATACTACTGGATGATATTCTGGATGAATTCCTTGTTTCATATTTCTCTCTCCTTTGCCCTGATTCATGTGCTGAAACAGAGTTATTATTACAACGATACTATATTAACATGTTCAATGATTTTTAGCAATTCATTTTTTTAAAAAAGAAACGTCTTTAAATGTATCAAAAAAGGTTTCATTATTTTTTGTTTTCTTTAAAAAAGTTAATAATTGATGTGTTGAATTAATCGAGTCACCTTTCATATGACGGCGTAATTTCCATATTTCTTCCAAGTGTTCTGGAGACATAAGCAATTCTTCACGTCTCGTTCCTGATCGTTTAATATCGATTGCCGGAAACACACGGCGTTCTGATAATTCTCTTGATAGATGAAGTTCCATATTACCTGTTCCTTTGAACTCTTCATAAATCACATCATCCATTCGACTTCCTGTATCAACTAAAGCAGTCGCCAGAATAGTTAAGCTTCCGCCTTCTTCAATATTTCGTGCAGCTCCAAAGAAACGTTTTGGTTTATAAAAGGCTGCAGGGTCAATCCCTCCACTAAGTGTTCGTCCGCTTGGTGGAATAACTAAGTTGTATGCTCTGGCCAAACGAGTGATACTGTCCATTAAAATCACCACATCACGTTTATCTTCCACTAAACGTAACGCTCTTTCTAACACAAGTTCAACGACACGAGTATGATTTTCAGGCATCTGGTCAAAGGTAGAGGATACTACTTCACCATCAACACTTCTTTCAATATCAGTTACTTCTTCCGGACGTTCATCAATTAATAAGACAATTAACTCCACATCTGGATAATTTTTTGAAATGCCATTAGCAATCTCTTTTATGACACTCGTTTTACCAGCTTTTGGTGGTGCGACAATTAGACCACGTTGACCAAAACCAACTGGTGCAAATAAATCAATCATTCGTGTTGATAAATCTGTTTTTGTTGTTTCTAATACTAATTTTGTATCAGGATAAAGCGCCGTAAGTGCTGGAAAATGCGGACGTTGTTTGGCATCTTCTGGATTTTTTCCATTAACCGTTTCAACATGCATCAATC
This genomic stretch from Vagococcus sp. CY52-2 harbors:
- the rho gene encoding transcription termination factor Rho, with amino-acid sequence MGDYLTMGELEHKTLKEIYAYAKDFKIPYYSQMNKKELSLAVIRAQAEKQGFFMVEGVLDIISNDGYGFLRPINYTPSKEDIYISSSQIRRFGLRNGDKVSGKARPPKESERYYGLMHVETVNGKNPEDAKQRPHFPALTALYPDTKLVLETTKTDLSTRMIDLFAPVGFGQRGLIVAPPKAGKTSVIKEIANGISKNYPDVELIVLLIDERPEEVTDIERSVDGEVVSSTFDQMPENHTRVVELVLERALRLVEDKRDVVILMDSITRLARAYNLVIPPSGRTLSGGIDPAAFYKPKRFFGAARNIEEGGSLTILATALVDTGSRMDDVIYEEFKGTGNMELHLSRELSERRVFPAIDIKRSGTRREELLMSPEHLEEIWKLRRHMKGDSINSTHQLLTFLKKTKNNETFFDTFKDVSFLKK
- the nadE gene encoding ammonia-dependent NAD(+) synthetase; protein product: MTELQQLIIRNLQVKPYIKAKEEIAIRVAFLKDYMLAHPFLKTYVLGISGGQDSTLAGKLAQLAISELREETGDTDYKFIAVRLPYGVQKDEDDAQKSLHFIQPDESLVINIKSSVDALVKELNEGSNIVVSDFNKGNIKARQRMVSQYAVAGQRSGAVIGTDHAAENLTGFFTKFGDGAADILPLFGLNKRQGKALLKELGADKSLYEKIPTADLEENRPMIADEDALGVTYEAIDDYLEGKEVSDKDRETIERWYQKSEHKRHLPITLGDTFWVK
- a CDS encoding type B 50S ribosomal protein L31 — translated: MKQGIHPEYHPVVFMDSQTGFKFLSGSTKTSEETIEWEDGNTYPVIRVEITSDSHPFYTGRQKFTQADGRVDRFNKKYGLKDENAAE
- a CDS encoding alkaline phosphatase family protein; translation: MGKIESRVQRRVEQTQKKSWLRRIFTSPITKILLTLIIVYLSNFYLQLSQNTWSFSLAWKFALEWHVEKFLLGTLVLLFLDMFLISLSGSFLMGNIIYITSIGLLGIANSQKMALRMEPIYPDDLKMIFEFTMMKDIIGNTYFILTLVLIFLALAGLVYALYRSIRLSKRQQVIRLVCFVVSIAGLFYASLFNQPNNLLRKEYNKTALWIPYSQKMNYYNTGFMGGFLYNLKVEAMDKPKNYSKETIDKIVKKYDTKAKENNAKKKNKEKPNVVFIMSESFSDPEKLDGIKLNKSPITDFRSVARQSVYSGEMLSQNYGGGTANIEFEALTGISMGLLNPQMTTPYTMMLPKKTEFPSIVSSLKQQDYQTVAIHPYNTSMYKRKDVYNVLGFNRFLDENTMTHKERLSNNGYISDASAFSEVLDVMEKSDKASFVHLVTMQTHMPYNNKYTDSPYTLTNLASSASIDNYALDISYTSNALKQFIEDINKLDRQTIVVFWGDHLPSIYPDNIVEKNNPFTTHLTEYLIYDTLNKTIHHQEVMSPFYFSSLITDFSSVEQTGFNAMLLELQKILPAFEKQMYYVNGKWEKEVSFTKEERELYEDYQLMVYDLVSGEKYGQQMFNVES